Proteins encoded in a region of the Desulfuromonas thiophila genome:
- the nifE gene encoding nitrogenase iron-molybdenum cofactor biosynthesis protein NifE, which yields MQRRQIRELLQEDACSHNAGRVSACNRPKPGATSGGCAFEGAQISLFPLADAAHLVHGPITCLGASWETRLTLTSHPGTDFTQMGFTTDIRTSDVVFGGETRLRAAIDQIVEQYQPAALFVYATCVTALIGDDIAAVCRQASADHDRPVVAVEVPGFAGGKNLGSRMAGEAVLQQLIGTAEPRQTTPFDINLIGDYNVTGDLWQYRPLLEEVGIRVLASLSGDGRVADLRCAHRARLNVLVCAKSLVSLTRKMEQRYGIPWISASFYGLRDTSNSLNAIAAALGDADLIARTQAVTAREEARLTQRLQPYRQCLEGKKAVINTGGNKAWSIASALQDLGIEVVATSVRKSTEDDKARARACLGEKALLMTQPASQQLQAIEDFGADLLLAGGRSLYTAVKKRIAFIDVNQEKKKSYGGYNGLLNLAEDIKNALQNPVFHLAGTEAPWLR from the coding sequence ATGCAGCGCCGCCAGATCCGCGAACTGCTGCAGGAAGATGCCTGCAGCCACAATGCCGGGCGCGTCAGCGCCTGCAACCGTCCCAAACCCGGCGCCACCTCGGGCGGCTGCGCCTTCGAAGGTGCGCAGATCTCCCTGTTTCCGCTGGCCGACGCCGCCCACCTGGTGCATGGCCCCATCACCTGCCTGGGCGCTTCCTGGGAAACCCGTCTGACCCTGACCAGCCATCCCGGCACCGATTTCACCCAAATGGGCTTTACCACCGACATCCGCACCAGCGATGTGGTGTTCGGCGGCGAGACGCGGCTGCGTGCCGCCATCGACCAGATTGTTGAACAGTACCAGCCGGCCGCCCTGTTCGTCTATGCCACCTGTGTCACCGCCCTGATCGGCGACGATATCGCTGCCGTCTGCCGTCAGGCCAGCGCCGACCATGATCGGCCGGTGGTGGCGGTGGAGGTACCCGGCTTTGCCGGCGGCAAGAATCTCGGCAGCCGCATGGCCGGCGAAGCGGTGTTGCAGCAGCTTATCGGCACGGCGGAGCCCCGCCAGACCACGCCCTTCGACATCAACCTGATCGGCGATTACAACGTCACCGGCGATCTGTGGCAGTACCGCCCCCTGCTCGAAGAGGTCGGCATCCGCGTCCTGGCCAGTCTCAGCGGCGATGGCCGTGTCGCCGATCTGCGCTGCGCCCATCGCGCGCGCCTCAATGTGCTGGTCTGCGCCAAGTCGCTGGTCAGCCTCACCCGCAAGATGGAGCAGCGCTACGGCATCCCCTGGATCTCCGCCTCGTTTTACGGCCTGCGCGATACCAGCAACAGTCTCAACGCCATCGCCGCCGCCCTTGGCGACGCTGACCTCATCGCCCGCACCCAGGCCGTCACCGCCCGCGAGGAAGCCCGCCTGACGCAGCGGCTGCAGCCCTACCGCCAGTGCCTTGAGGGGAAAAAGGCCGTCATCAACACCGGCGGCAACAAGGCCTGGTCCATCGCTTCGGCGCTGCAGGATCTCGGCATCGAGGTCGTCGCCACCTCGGTCCGCAAGTCGACCGAGGACGACAAGGCCCGCGCCCGCGCCTGTCTGGGCGAAAAGGCGCTGCTGATGACCCAGCCGGCCAGCCAGCAGCTGCAGGCCATCGAGGACTTCGGCGCCGATCTGCTGCTGGCCGGTGGCCGCAGCCTGTACACGGCGGTTAAAAAACGCATCGCCTTTATCGATGTCAATCAGGAAAAGAAAAAGAGTTACGGCGGTTACAATGGCCTGCTTAACCTAGCCGAAGACATCAAAAATGCCCTGCAGAATCCAGTGTTCCACCTGGCCGGCACGGAGGCCCCATGGCTGCGCTGA
- a CDS encoding phospholipase A: MAGLLALALLAGPLAQTVAAQLLSAEEAHCLVQVAESGLYDHLSIAQLRQRCCDPAARDEMLARLAQLEPAVSDLQRRGQAETLASRLPFALVAHRRNYLLPLTYDRQIAGSRCALAGEDIDRFEVKFQFSVKVPLWQQLFGSRVDLWAGYSQLSLWQAYNSDFSSPFRETNYAPELFLTLPEVLASLGLAGSRLSLGFIHESNGRGGSQSRSWNRLYADLALSRGPLTLHLKPWYRLPEERKARPTSSGGDDNPDIQRYLGYGELGLDYRLGRQLFALQWRNNLRRGDNKGAVQLEWIFPLTEHLHGYIQYFNGYGETLIDYNRSSNRLGLGVTLANGL; encoded by the coding sequence GTGGCGGGTCTGCTGGCGCTGGCGTTGCTGGCCGGACCGCTGGCGCAGACCGTGGCGGCGCAGCTGCTCAGTGCCGAGGAGGCTCACTGTCTGGTGCAGGTGGCGGAAAGTGGCCTGTACGATCACCTGAGCATCGCGCAGCTGCGCCAGCGCTGCTGCGACCCGGCGGCGCGCGACGAAATGCTGGCGCGCCTGGCCCAGCTGGAACCGGCGGTGTCGGATCTGCAGCGCCGTGGCCAGGCGGAAACCCTGGCCAGCCGCCTGCCTTTCGCCCTGGTCGCGCATCGGCGCAACTATCTGTTGCCACTGACCTACGACCGCCAGATCGCCGGTTCCCGCTGCGCCCTGGCCGGGGAGGATATCGACCGTTTCGAGGTCAAATTTCAGTTCAGCGTCAAGGTGCCGCTGTGGCAGCAGCTGTTCGGTAGCCGGGTTGATCTGTGGGCCGGTTACAGCCAGCTGTCGTTGTGGCAGGCGTATAATAGCGATTTTTCTAGTCCGTTTCGTGAAACCAACTATGCGCCGGAACTGTTTTTGACCCTGCCGGAGGTGCTGGCGTCGCTGGGGCTGGCGGGCAGCCGTCTGAGTCTGGGCTTCATTCATGAGTCCAACGGGCGAGGCGGCAGCCAGTCGCGCAGCTGGAACCGTCTGTATGCCGATCTGGCGTTGTCGCGGGGACCGCTGACCCTGCATCTGAAACCCTGGTATCGGCTGCCGGAAGAGCGCAAGGCGCGGCCGACCTCCAGCGGTGGCGATGACAACCCCGATATCCAGCGCTATCTCGGCTATGGTGAGCTGGGGTTGGATTACCGTCTGGGTCGACAGCTGTTTGCCCTGCAGTGGCGCAACAACCTGCGGCGCGGCGACAACAAGGGCGCCGTACAGCTCGAATGGATATTTCCCCTGACTGAGCATTTGCACGGTTACATCCAGTATTTTAACGGCTATGGTGAAACGCTGATCGATTACAACCGCAGCAGCAACCGTCTGGGCCTGGGCGTCACCCTGGCCAACGGCCTGTAG
- a CDS encoding OmpA family protein translates to MTRKACVFVGALAALALGLSGCAQPMSRSQKGAAIGAVSGAAAGALVGQAAGRDTKATLIGAGIGAAVGTGAGAGIGYYMDRQEEALRTALASVEGVQIERVGDELHVTFRSDNQFDVGSFSLRPAAQQDVVRLAQVLTQYHKTRLLIAGYTDSSGSEELNQQLSERRAAAVRNILLANGVADSRMTVVGFGESAPVADNTSDYGRQLNRRVELKISPL, encoded by the coding sequence ATGACAAGGAAAGCCTGCGTTTTCGTTGGTGCCCTGGCCGCTCTGGCGCTGGGGCTGTCCGGCTGCGCCCAGCCCATGAGCCGCAGCCAGAAGGGTGCAGCCATCGGCGCTGTTTCGGGGGCGGCCGCTGGCGCCCTGGTGGGACAGGCGGCCGGTCGCGATACCAAGGCAACCCTGATCGGCGCCGGTATCGGTGCCGCGGTCGGAACCGGCGCCGGTGCCGGTATAGGTTACTACATGGACCGGCAGGAAGAAGCCCTGCGCACGGCTCTGGCCTCGGTGGAAGGGGTGCAGATCGAGCGGGTCGGCGATGAGCTTCATGTCACCTTCCGCTCCGACAACCAGTTCGATGTCGGTTCCTTCAGTCTGCGGCCGGCGGCCCAGCAGGATGTGGTGCGGCTGGCCCAGGTGCTGACCCAGTACCACAAGACCCGACTGCTGATCGCCGGTTATACCGACAGCAGCGGCAGCGAGGAACTCAATCAGCAGCTGTCAGAGCGGCGGGCGGCGGCGGTGCGCAATATTCTGCTGGCCAACGGTGTGGCCGACAGCCGCATGACGGTGGTGGGTTTCGGTGAGAGCGCCCCGGTGGCGGACAATACCAGTGACTATGGCCGTCAGCTCAACCGCCGGGTGGAATTGAAGATTTCGCCGCTGTAG
- a CDS encoding LysE family translocator, producing the protein MDAVQIGSFLLAAVLLTLAPGPDNLYVLTLGVTRGRREALWTAWGLCSGISIHTLAAALGASAIFHSSALAFGLLKYLGAAYLLYLAWQAWRAPALQPPAGLTSRPDATSAVAAAAVLWRRGLLMNVLNPKVSLFFLAFLPQFVTPGGLPLALQMLLLGLLFMLQALLLFGALAWLSAGLGRRLLAGPLAGRAANRLTALVLAALGLRLACSRGGI; encoded by the coding sequence ATGGACGCGGTTCAGATAGGTTCATTTCTGCTGGCGGCTGTGCTGCTGACCCTGGCGCCGGGGCCGGATAATCTTTATGTGCTGACCCTGGGCGTGACGCGGGGACGGCGCGAAGCCCTGTGGACGGCCTGGGGTCTGTGCAGCGGTATCAGTATCCATACCCTGGCTGCCGCTCTGGGGGCTTCGGCCATTTTTCACAGCTCGGCGCTGGCTTTTGGCCTGCTGAAGTATCTGGGCGCGGCCTATCTGCTGTATCTGGCCTGGCAGGCCTGGCGGGCGCCGGCGCTGCAGCCGCCAGCGGGCTTGACCTCCCGCCCTGATGCGACCAGCGCCGTGGCGGCGGCCGCGGTCCTGTGGCGGCGCGGCCTGCTGATGAATGTGCTCAATCCCAAGGTGTCGCTGTTTTTTCTGGCGTTTCTGCCGCAGTTTGTTACCCCTGGGGGGCTGCCGCTGGCGCTGCAGATGCTGCTGCTGGGTTTGCTGTTCATGCTGCAGGCGCTGCTGCTGTTCGGGGCACTGGCCTGGCTGTCGGCCGGTCTGGGTCGCCGGCTGCTGGCCGGCCCTCTCGCTGGCCGGGCCGCCAACCGGTTGACGGCGCTGGTGCTGGCGGCGCTGGGATTGCGACTGGCCTGCAGTCGTGGTGGGATCTGA
- a CDS encoding glycerophosphodiester phosphodiesterase — translation MAGLLCIGHRGAMGHAPENTLASFALALQLGAQAVELDVRCVAGRLLVLHDDRLERTTNGSGTLYDQSLTRLRALDAGGGQPIPFLEEVCALLAGRAAINIELKDAASVAPLVALLPQLWRQGWRRGQLWASSFDRGVLQALHEALPQLPLGLLLEQPCRAADLHFARRLGACAIHPPLAGLRAVQVRAIQARGMRVYVYTVNASRDLRRLQRLGVDGVFSNYPERVGRRAQRSCHTGGRFWRKACTPS, via the coding sequence ATGGCCGGCTTGCTGTGTATTGGTCATCGTGGCGCCATGGGCCATGCGCCGGAAAACACACTGGCATCCTTTGCCCTGGCGCTGCAGCTGGGAGCCCAGGCAGTGGAGCTGGATGTGCGTTGCGTGGCGGGCCGGTTGCTGGTGCTGCACGATGACCGGCTGGAGCGCACCACCAACGGCAGTGGTACCCTGTATGACCAGTCACTGACCCGGCTGCGCGCCCTTGACGCCGGTGGCGGCCAGCCGATTCCCTTTCTGGAAGAGGTCTGTGCCCTGCTTGCCGGCCGCGCCGCCATCAATATTGAACTGAAGGATGCCGCCAGCGTGGCGCCATTGGTGGCCTTGCTGCCCCAGCTGTGGCGGCAAGGGTGGCGGCGCGGGCAGCTGTGGGCATCCAGCTTTGACCGTGGCGTGCTGCAAGCGCTGCATGAGGCCCTGCCGCAGCTGCCGCTGGGGCTGCTGTTGGAGCAGCCCTGTCGCGCTGCCGATCTGCATTTCGCCCGCCGCCTCGGCGCCTGCGCCATTCATCCACCGCTGGCAGGCCTGCGCGCGGTCCAGGTGCGGGCCATTCAGGCGCGGGGAATGCGGGTCTATGTCTATACCGTCAACGCCTCGCGCGATCTGCGGCGGCTGCAGCGGCTGGGCGTTGACGGCGTGTTTAGCAACTACCCCGAACGGGTCGGTCGGCGGGCTCAGCGTTCCTGCCACACGGGCGGGCGTTTCTGGCGAAAGGCCTGCACCCCTTCCTGA
- a CDS encoding enoyl-CoA hydratase/isomerase family protein translates to MSVPLILCHKQDRIATIRLNRPDAMNTFTPEFADQLDAALWQCEHDPEVLVVLIEAAGPHFCTGIALDQFDDKSAQQYRDFLYRIDAFYHTLARMKTLTIAVVQGYALANGAGLAFAADFTVAADSAQFGTTAINVGLICLGPAAPMLRILGRKKTLEMVLTGEIISAQKALELGLINRVVAEDQLQHSARQLAESLCRKSPLALRIGKEGINRLGDNPCYDEALNSMDDLFASLCATADAQEGVQAFRQKRPPVWQER, encoded by the coding sequence ATGAGCGTGCCGCTGATTCTCTGTCACAAACAGGACCGCATCGCCACCATCCGCCTCAACCGCCCCGACGCCATGAACACCTTCACCCCGGAATTCGCCGATCAGCTCGACGCCGCCCTGTGGCAGTGCGAGCACGATCCCGAGGTACTGGTGGTGTTGATCGAGGCCGCCGGGCCGCATTTCTGTACCGGCATCGCTCTCGACCAGTTCGACGACAAAAGCGCTCAGCAGTACCGCGACTTTCTTTATCGTATTGATGCATTCTACCATACGCTGGCGCGCATGAAGACCCTGACCATCGCCGTGGTGCAGGGCTACGCCCTGGCCAACGGCGCCGGTTTGGCCTTCGCTGCCGATTTCACCGTCGCGGCCGACAGCGCCCAGTTCGGCACCACCGCCATCAATGTCGGGCTCATCTGTCTCGGACCGGCGGCGCCGATGCTGCGGATTCTGGGAAGGAAAAAAACCCTGGAGATGGTGCTGACCGGCGAGATCATCAGCGCGCAGAAGGCACTGGAACTCGGCCTGATCAACCGGGTGGTGGCGGAGGATCAGTTGCAACACAGCGCCCGTCAGCTGGCGGAAAGCCTGTGCCGCAAAAGTCCGCTGGCACTGCGGATCGGCAAGGAAGGCATCAACCGGCTGGGCGACAACCCCTGCTATGACGAAGCCCTCAACAGCATGGATGATCTGTTCGCCAGCCTGTGCGCCACGGCCGACGCTCAGGAAGGGGTGCAGGCCTTTCGCCAGAAACGCCCGCCCGTGTGGCAGGAACGCTGA
- the ppk1 gene encoding polyphosphate kinase 1, giving the protein MTFPYVSKEISWLHFNARVLQEAADPQVPLMERLKFLGIFSSNLDEFFRVRVATLHRLVKIRKKAIDLIGQDPVDLLDQIQQLVLHQSRQFETLFDELCGQLAASGVLLRRENELSPAQQAFVLDYFHQQVRPFLVPLMLNRKTAPLVKDHQIYLAVVLGRGGGEPDYALIQIPADRVSRFLLLPAAPGQTEIILLDDIIRLALADIFCYFDYDCFAAYTVKLTRDSELDMDDERFKTFPQKIQDGLARRKTGKPVRFVYDRSMPEAFLQRLRKVLHITNVETCIPGGRYHNFKDFMAFPQLPLQQAQYPPFSPQPHPQLLPGRSIIDQIRERDLLCFFPYQRFAHFIDLLREAAIDPRVTTIRLTAYRLARNSQIVNALVNAAQNGKKVFVVMELQARFDEEANLYWSDRLREDGVEVVHGLPDLKVHAKLCLITRHEGRKKVRYAAIGTGNFNEGTARLYTDHLLLTADPRLTGEVHRVFELFANKYRIPLFRHLVVSPFQARNKFRRLIQNEIRQAQAGKPSFIDIKLNNLSDPEMVRLLYRASAAGVRIRLIVRSMFSLVPQLAGLSDNIEAISIVDRFLEHSRFFIFANGGKPVYFIASGDWLPRNFDRRVEVATPIYAPQLQQQLRDCFDLQWQDNCKARLWDEGLTNRFRPRGANEAPVRSQMAFIARYAAPAAEPPQDQGGCA; this is encoded by the coding sequence ATGACCTTTCCCTATGTAAGCAAGGAAATCAGCTGGTTACATTTTAATGCGCGGGTATTGCAGGAGGCTGCCGACCCGCAGGTGCCACTGATGGAGCGGTTGAAATTTCTCGGGATTTTTTCTTCCAATCTCGATGAGTTTTTTCGTGTGCGGGTTGCCACCCTGCACCGGCTGGTGAAAATCCGTAAAAAAGCCATCGATCTGATCGGCCAGGATCCGGTGGATCTGCTTGACCAGATTCAGCAGCTGGTGTTGCACCAGAGCCGACAGTTTGAAACCCTGTTTGATGAGCTCTGCGGTCAGCTGGCCGCCAGTGGCGTGCTGTTGCGGCGCGAAAATGAGCTGAGTCCGGCACAGCAGGCTTTTGTGCTGGACTATTTTCACCAGCAGGTGCGGCCGTTTCTGGTGCCGCTGATGCTCAATCGCAAGACGGCACCGCTGGTGAAGGATCACCAGATCTATCTGGCGGTGGTGCTGGGCCGGGGTGGCGGCGAGCCGGATTATGCCCTGATCCAGATTCCGGCCGATCGGGTATCGCGTTTTCTGCTGTTGCCAGCGGCGCCGGGACAGACCGAGATCATTCTGCTTGACGACATCATCCGCCTGGCACTGGCCGATATCTTCTGCTATTTCGATTACGACTGCTTCGCCGCCTATACCGTCAAGCTGACCCGCGACAGTGAACTGGACATGGACGACGAGCGCTTCAAAACCTTTCCGCAGAAGATTCAGGATGGTCTGGCGCGGCGCAAGACCGGCAAGCCGGTGCGGTTCGTTTACGACCGCAGCATGCCCGAGGCCTTTCTTCAACGCCTGCGCAAGGTGCTGCACATCACCAATGTTGAAACCTGCATTCCCGGTGGCCGTTATCATAATTTCAAGGATTTCATGGCCTTTCCGCAGCTGCCGCTGCAGCAGGCGCAGTATCCGCCCTTCAGCCCGCAGCCCCATCCACAGCTGCTGCCGGGCCGCTCGATCATCGATCAGATCCGCGAACGCGATCTGCTGTGCTTCTTTCCCTATCAGCGCTTTGCCCATTTCATCGATCTGCTGCGCGAGGCCGCCATTGATCCGCGGGTGACCACCATCCGCCTGACTGCCTACCGGCTGGCGCGCAACAGCCAGATCGTCAATGCCCTGGTTAATGCCGCCCAGAACGGCAAGAAGGTGTTTGTGGTAATGGAACTGCAGGCCCGTTTTGACGAGGAGGCCAATCTGTACTGGTCGGACCGGCTGCGCGAGGACGGGGTTGAGGTGGTGCATGGTCTGCCCGATCTGAAGGTTCATGCCAAGCTCTGTCTCATCACCCGCCATGAGGGGCGCAAGAAGGTGCGCTATGCCGCCATCGGCACTGGCAACTTCAACGAGGGCACGGCCCGGCTCTACACCGACCATCTGTTGCTGACCGCCGATCCGCGCCTGACCGGTGAGGTGCACCGGGTGTTCGAACTCTTTGCCAACAAGTACCGTATCCCGCTGTTCCGTCATCTGGTGGTCTCGCCCTTTCAGGCGCGCAACAAGTTCCGTCGCCTGATCCAGAATGAGATCCGTCAGGCTCAGGCCGGCAAACCGAGCTTTATCGATATCAAGCTCAACAACCTGTCCGATCCCGAGATGGTGCGGTTGCTTTATCGCGCCAGCGCCGCCGGCGTGCGCATTCGCCTGATCGTGCGCAGCATGTTCTCGTTGGTGCCGCAGCTGGCCGGCCTGAGCGACAATATCGAGGCCATCAGCATCGTTGACCGTTTTCTGGAGCACAGCCGCTTCTTTATTTTCGCCAATGGCGGCAAGCCTGTGTATTTTATTGCCTCGGGGGATTGGCTGCCGCGCAACTTCGACCGTCGGGTCGAGGTGGCGACGCCAATCTACGCCCCGCAGCTGCAGCAGCAGCTGCGCGACTGCTTCGATCTGCAGTGGCAGGACAATTGCAAGGCGCGGCTGTGGGACGAGGGGCTGACCAACCGTTTCCGTCCGCGTGGCGCCAATGAAGCGCCGGTGCGCAGTCAGATGGCTTTTATCGCGCGCTATGCCGCGCCGGCGGCTGAGCCGCCGCAGGATCAGGGAGGATGTGCATGA
- a CDS encoding exopolyphosphatase: MSRFAAIDVGSNAVRLMVARLTTEAEGPRLRKEAFYRVPLRLGADVFSQGRLSAASQEKLVKTLLAFRQLIDVFAPLGYRACATSALRDAANGAETVERAATQAGIRLQIIDGMEEAQLVFAAHVQDQLTDGRPYLFVDVGGGSTELLLFQNQQILQSASFNIGTVRMLQDAVDAAQWQAMEGWLRQHVAARAACAIGSGGNINRLNRIAGQDARKELSRKSLRRTHEQLRALSLEARMQRYGLKPDRADVIVPAGEIYLKVLEWGRIATMHVPKFGLTDGLIRQQYDAWCQTDGAAAGGC, translated from the coding sequence ATGAGTCGTTTCGCCGCCATCGATGTGGGTTCCAATGCCGTGCGCCTGATGGTGGCGCGCTTGACCACGGAAGCCGAGGGACCGCGGCTGCGCAAGGAGGCCTTTTACCGGGTTCCGCTGCGGCTGGGGGCCGATGTGTTCAGTCAGGGGCGGCTCAGCGCGGCATCGCAGGAAAAGCTGGTCAAAACCCTGCTGGCGTTTCGCCAGCTCATCGATGTGTTCGCGCCGCTGGGCTATCGCGCCTGTGCCACCAGCGCCCTGCGTGATGCCGCCAATGGTGCCGAAACCGTCGAGCGGGCGGCGACCCAGGCCGGCATCCGTCTGCAGATTATCGATGGCATGGAGGAGGCCCAGCTGGTGTTCGCCGCCCATGTGCAGGATCAGCTGACCGATGGTCGTCCCTATCTGTTTGTCGATGTCGGCGGTGGCAGTACCGAACTGCTGCTGTTTCAGAATCAGCAGATTCTGCAGAGCGCGTCCTTCAATATCGGCACCGTGCGCATGTTGCAGGACGCGGTGGACGCGGCGCAGTGGCAGGCCATGGAAGGCTGGTTGCGCCAGCATGTGGCGGCGCGGGCGGCCTGCGCCATTGGTTCGGGTGGCAATATCAACCGGCTCAACCGCATTGCCGGCCAGGACGCCAGGAAAGAGCTCAGCCGCAAATCGCTGCGTCGGACGCATGAGCAGCTGCGGGCGCTGTCGCTGGAGGCGCGCATGCAGCGCTATGGCCTCAAGCCCGATCGCGCCGATGTGATCGTGCCGGCGGGTGAGATCTATCTTAAGGTGCTGGAATGGGGCCGGATCGCCACCATGCATGTGCCCAAGTTTGGTCTGACCGACGGGCTGATTCGCCAGCAGTACGATGCTTGGTGCCAGACGGATGGCGCGGCGGCGGGAGGCTGTTGA
- a CDS encoding CYTH domain-containing protein, translating to MGVEIERKFLLCGDGWRQQARSRQRLCQGYLCSSVERTVRVRLAGEQAWLTIKGPTQGLRRAEYEYAIPATEAAELLQLCQQPLIDKWRYLVWLQDQLWEIDEFLGANSGLLLAEIELPHEDAVFVRPDWLGPEVSAAARYSNACLQQHPYSAWSAAERANPQD from the coding sequence ATGGGCGTGGAGATCGAACGCAAGTTCTTGCTCTGCGGTGACGGCTGGCGTCAGCAGGCGCGCAGCCGCCAGCGCCTGTGTCAGGGCTATCTGTGCAGCAGTGTCGAGCGCACGGTGCGGGTGCGGCTGGCCGGCGAGCAGGCCTGGCTGACCATCAAGGGGCCGACGCAGGGCCTGCGGCGGGCTGAGTACGAATATGCCATTCCCGCCACCGAGGCAGCGGAGTTGCTGCAGCTGTGCCAGCAGCCGCTGATCGACAAATGGCGCTATCTGGTGTGGTTGCAAGATCAGCTGTGGGAAATCGACGAGTTTCTGGGCGCCAACAGCGGCCTGCTGCTGGCCGAGATCGAACTGCCCCATGAGGATGCCGTTTTTGTTCGGCCGGACTGGCTGGGGCCGGAGGTCAGCGCTGCGGCCCGCTACAGCAATGCCTGTCTGCAGCAGCATCCCTACAGTGCCTGGTCTGCCGCTGAACGGGCCAACCCACAGGACTGA
- a CDS encoding erythromycin esterase family protein produces MKGLTVASLGLAWLGPRRAAVRASVALVVMLVVALLLPLTGAVADAGQEMALAQQLRRQALPLDLADEASLAPLLRHCDAARLILLGDATHGSEEFYRLRRQLSLALMAHQRVDFLVLEADAHSCLALDAYVRLQPGAPASAIAALRQMPARLGWVWQTRELALLLEDLRCHNARLPAGQRVALYGMDLLDYDGALCQLQTRLGPLPALRQVQECFGVGADPDRYVRALLAGTADCQTELAALRPLLPSAEQLFVQWRGAETLIRLRLLLGLQAAEAYYRRQLQDSAAAWNLRVRHFADQLRLLLRHHGPESRALVWAHNTHVGDARFTAMPDWGMVSLGQLLRQEWGPAAVFLLGQTGALGQVRASRDWGAADEVLTLAPPRADSVEALLLASGLATGLWLFAAAEAASPFDAWRDQRAVGVVYRPERDATDNYLPSRLSRRYDALVFFRQLQPTTLLEGQLLENRAWP; encoded by the coding sequence ATGAAGGGTCTGACCGTTGCATCGCTGGGGCTGGCGTGGCTGGGGCCAAGACGTGCCGCCGTTCGGGCCAGTGTGGCGCTGGTGGTAATGCTGGTGGTGGCTCTGCTGCTGCCGCTGACAGGCGCGGTGGCCGACGCCGGGCAGGAGATGGCGCTGGCTCAGCAGCTGCGCCGGCAGGCTTTGCCGCTCGATTTGGCTGATGAAGCCAGTCTCGCGCCGCTGCTGCGTCATTGCGACGCGGCGCGGCTGATTCTGCTGGGGGACGCTACCCATGGCAGTGAAGAGTTCTACCGTCTGCGCCGCCAGCTGTCGCTCGCGCTGATGGCGCATCAGCGGGTGGATTTTCTGGTGCTGGAGGCTGACGCCCACAGCTGCCTGGCGCTGGATGCCTATGTGCGGTTGCAGCCGGGCGCCCCCGCCAGTGCTATCGCGGCTTTGCGCCAGATGCCGGCGCGGCTGGGCTGGGTATGGCAGACGCGCGAGCTGGCTTTGCTGCTGGAGGACTTGCGCTGTCACAATGCCAGGCTGCCGGCCGGCCAGCGGGTGGCACTCTATGGCATGGACCTGCTTGATTACGACGGTGCCCTGTGCCAGCTGCAGACGCGCCTGGGACCCTTGCCGGCGCTGCGGCAGGTGCAGGAGTGTTTCGGGGTGGGGGCAGATCCGGATCGCTACGTACGGGCGCTGCTGGCCGGCACAGCCGACTGTCAAACCGAACTTGCCGCCCTGCGCCCGCTGCTGCCGTCGGCCGAACAGCTGTTTGTTCAGTGGCGCGGCGCCGAAACCCTCATCCGGCTGCGGCTGCTGCTGGGGCTGCAGGCGGCCGAAGCCTACTACCGGCGCCAGTTGCAGGATTCCGCCGCCGCCTGGAATCTGCGTGTGCGCCATTTCGCCGATCAGCTGCGTCTGCTGTTGCGCCATCACGGACCGGAGTCGCGCGCCCTGGTCTGGGCGCACAATACCCATGTTGGCGATGCCCGCTTTACCGCCATGCCCGACTGGGGCATGGTCAGTCTGGGGCAGTTGCTACGGCAGGAATGGGGCCCGGCGGCGGTCTTTCTGCTGGGTCAGACCGGTGCCCTTGGTCAGGTGCGGGCCAGTCGTGACTGGGGTGCGGCCGATGAGGTGCTGACGCTGGCGCCACCGCGAGCCGACAGTGTCGAGGCTTTGTTGCTTGCCAGCGGCCTGGCCACGGGTTTGTGGCTGTTCGCGGCCGCCGAGGCTGCCAGCCCGTTTGATGCGTGGCGCGACCAACGTGCTGTCGGCGTGGTGTATCGCCCTGAACGCGATGCGACCGATAATTATTTACCCAGTCGGCTGAGCCGACGTTATGACGCGCTGGTGTTTTTCCGCCAGCTGCAACCGACCACCCTGCTGGAAGGTCAGCTGCTGGAGAATCGGGCATGGCCTTAG